ATACACGGGGAGCGGAGGAGTGACAGAATTTGTCGAAAAACGTTTCAAGGACGGAGGCAAAGGATAATAAGCCGATGGTGCGGATCTCGTGACATCTGGTCGCAATGCTTGACGAGTCCCACGTACAAGACAGGGAAAGAAATGCTggggagagggaagcgactTGACTTGGCCCATTAATTGAAACGTATAGTgtcagaaacagaaagaataCGGCGAGGCAACTCAGTACTTCCACGTGAACGCAACACTGAGAGGCAAACCGTGAAAAACGCGGGCGCCGCGTAGGTGAAAAGACAACTGGGAGGAGCGACGTGGCGCCGATAgtggagacgacgagacTCGGGTCCCGCCTTTGTCCTGAGTGTCGCGAATCTGCTTAAAAGAACGAAAGGATTTTTTGGAACTCTCCAAGAAACTGTAGATGCATTTTTTTAGATCGGGCGATGGCCCCGGAGCGCGTGAGGGCGGTACACTGAAGAACCAACGGAAGAACACTGGGGGTCGAAAATGTGTTTCCTTTCCGATGTTGTCTTCCCAGCTTTCCTGCAGACATGTGTACAGAACagctgagaaaaaacgacgaaagCTCCAattgtctcttcgttctcgagcagagaaaacccCCCGAGGCCTTCGCTTGGTCAGGGCGAAACCTCaagggtgcatgcagagtcgGCCGTGCCCAGAGTAGCCTAGTCATGCAGCCCATCAGTAGCTTAATTTGACGCAATGGCTATTTTTACATTGTGAAGAGGGTTTTCCAATCAACAAACGCCAGAGAAGCCTGTGTTCTGGAAAACCTGAACGACGGCCGTCGTTCCCCTGTCTGCTTTACCCCCTGACAGTGCGTGGTGAGCTCAACGGCTCGATTTCTATTAAAAACTGAAAGGCTTGCAAAGACTTTTACGTCCCCTAGCTGTGCCTTTGTAAAAGGGGAGCTTCAGTGTGCGGCGATGCGCTCAGATGAACCTGCAACTCTTTCCTTCACCCTCGATAAGCAACAAATACAACTCTACGATCATGTTGTTGTTTGCTGGCAACACAGCTTCACATTTGACTGCCTGCCAAAGCTACAGGAAGAAATGTGATTACGAACGGTACTCCCCTTGATTGTCCAAAACTGTTTCGAGCTCAGAAGGCATCACTGGTATGACATCAACCTTAGATttgtgaaaaaacaagaggCGTAGTAGACAGACCTACAGTGGTAGATGCTCTGTGTTCAAAACGGAGTTGTAGTTTTCCGGGAAATCCAGTAATTTTGTAAAAACCTGGTCTCTCGTCCGAGGTGTCATCTGTGCAAGAAGggagggaaagaaaaaggcaaGGGCTATTCTACTGTCTCCAGAGAGTGTTTGGAGTTGGAGGACAGGAAAAGAACCTGGCGCCAGTCTCAAGTACAGCAGTGTGGGCTAGGTCGCTCGCTATAGTGTGCGGGCGGGCAAACAACATAAAATGTGCATCTTCTGGTCAACAATAGACTCTGTTTTCGGCAGGTACCATCCACACTAGGCGTGAACGACGCGCCGAGTAACCACAGAGGTGAGCGATATGTCATGACCATTACCCATATGGGTGTTAGCTTAAAGCACAAGGTGCGCTACTACGGACCTGATTCGAGCAACACGGGCACAAAAGGAATGAAATCATCGGTGTGTACGTGATGTTCCTTCCAGTACTAACGTCTTTCGTTAGGTCGACAACGCCGCTGCCATTGTGGAGACATTCATCAGCAGCTGCCGCAGTTACAGGAGATTCCCAACAAGTATGTCGCTTGCACAGATTCTTTCAGTCACCGGGACGCGCGGGTATCCCCGCTTTGCCCCTCCAACCGTGACAATTTGCACAAAAAACGCGTAGGATTCAGAAAAGGTGTTGCTGCTGGGAAGGACGACCTGCTTCCCACTAATTGGCGTAGTACTGCGTTGAATCAAACGCAAGGACATACTCATTGTTTGCCTGATTCGCAAAGGAAATACGGTCACTGAAAGCACAAAACGGTGGACTTCAACGGTATGAAACGCATCCTTGACTACACGGCGTGTACCTGCGAAGGGACTGTCCGAAAGTCTGCGCCAGAACGTGCAAGTATGCATAAGCAAATAACTCGAGACGCtcaaacaaaaaaaaacggcGATATGCTGGGAAAATGGCGTACATCACGGCTCATGTTCCTCTGCAATGGATTGCTTTTCCGGGAGCGGGCCAAGAGCTTCAGGATCGGTGTCCACCCGAGTTGCCGATGTTTCCAGAGTATCCACTTCAGGTTTCGGCTTTCCAGTTTCCTCGAGGGGCGCTTCACTTTTCAACTTAGCAGTGAATTCCGCCGTTGCTTTCTGAGTGGCTTTTGACATGCTGAGTAGGTTGTTCACTCCATGTCGATGGTGGTACCCTACCCAAGCCCATCCTGGGAATCTCACCGTCGCCGGTTGGTAGGTGTAAACCTGAACACGTCCATAATTGTTCAGCTGCTTTTCTAGCTGCCTCTGCACGACCAACATACGAAACCACGACAGGTGCCACCTGGTTTGACATCTTTGCCAGTGTTCACGCACTACTAAACGAGACGCAGCAGTGAGGCTGGATATCTTGTAAACAAAACGAGGCCCTTGCCTGCTACATTGCAACAGAACAAGACAGTTTAAAGTTACTACCTTGTTCACACAATCATCAAGGAATGGTTACAGTGGTATACGCGAACAACATGCGCGACTGCCTCTTACACAGACGAGCACATCGTAGGGGTTCACATAACCAGTTCTACGCTatcagaaaagaagcacagCGCAGCCACTAGTAAACTATCTTCGAACGAGAAACGACGCTTTGACTCAGAAACTGACATATCTCACTCAGGTGACTCACCGCCCGCTAAATCGTTTGTTCATAATTAACGGAACTGAAAGAGATGGTCGTGTGTGGCTGTACCTCAGAAACTCCGGGGGTAATGTTGAGAATAAAACATCTTGTGGCCGGGTCCGTGTACTTCAACCGGGTAGCGTACACAACTTCAGCAGATCGCGACTCCATGTTGTCCGTGGGTCTAGGAATGTTCTAAGTTAAACTAGCAATTTAAACACATCATTCTACAGTGGTAGAGGAGTGCGACGCTGATAAACAGCGGCAGAAGATGACCGAGACGCGACACgcgacacagacacacgtgCCCCCGACACGGCACGAGCGATAGTGGTTAGCAAGATGGTAGAGTCGTTTAGTGAATCACGGTGGCAGTGGTTAATTGGGGATGCATTTTTGAAGATATGTGGAGGGATTCCTAAACCCTAGACTGATAGGCACAGCTCTTTCGGCGAGGGAGTTCCTTTGACCGTACACCTGTTGCAGGGACGTCTTATAGCAACTTGCAATGTACGGTATTTCAGTCCTTTCGGAAAATTCGGTTTCTTGAACCGCTTCTTTGCCGTGAAGAGTTTTTGCTTAGGTGGGAAGTCCGTGAGTCACGAAAGAGTTGCCATATAGCGCGGCCACTTTGTCCTCTGCGCGTGACTGTTGTCAAAATTCGAGCAGATATTCGGAAGATCTTTCTGTGAGTAGTTGCTGAAAGGGCTGCTTCACCCATTGGCTTGACCGGTTCGACAAGCATGTACCCTATACTGCTGGCCAGATGAACATCCCGCTGCTCTGCAGGAGCAGCACCGGCGTAACAAGAAAAATTCACGGTAGACAGTTGTATGATGAATGGCTGCATAAAAGATACCTCATTGTGCACAAGCTTTCAGCACCGAAATGTATCATTTTCCTGTGGAAGAACTGCCACACCGTGTAACACCGCGCTGGCATTTTCGTCTCTCAGCACAGTGTCGATCATCAGACGTCACTTGCAGTGCCCCACATACGTGTCACACATGACAAAATGCAAATGAGCCGCACATGGGGAACAAGTAACCCTCGACATTTGACCTCTTTGTTTGCTGTACAGCCCTGTCACGCAGCGCCACAGAACATTTTCCAGCGGAGTGACACTCTTAGGTAAATGACCAAACTAGTGGATGTGACTCAGAAGCTATGATTTAAATGCATCAGCACAAGCGCACCTCATCATATGACTATCACACTGCATCCTGGCCGCAACTGTCAATTCATTGCTTTATGGCTATATCGGCGTCCAACGCCCGGGAACCTTCTCTGTTACTTGTAACTTTACTGTTGGAACTGTTACTGTATATAGTTGTGCCCACATCTTGCAGCTGCAGCCCTTCGAAATTACCAACGGTGACAGGCCTAATATAGTTAATTACAGTTTCTTTTACCCAGTCACAGAAATCGTGGTGCACCGTCACATGGCGACGAACACCCGAACAGAGCGCATCATCACTGCCGACCCATGACAGCATAACCTTAAGAGGTACGTCACGTACACGACCACGTCAAGACTTGGACTTCCGCTGTTAGCTACCCGATACACGCTCGAATCAATAACATCTTCACGAAGAAGGTTGAGGCATTTGTTCCACGAGTTGTTTCTATTTTGTAAACGATTCTGGGCAACGGCAATCGATATAGCTTCATGATCTCTTGCAGCTCGTCGAGTCGGCGAGATCGAAGTTTAGGGGCACATGTTTTGGGGGGCTTGGCTGGTACTGGCACTATCATGAATCAGTGTCGATTTATCTGACTTCCTGCAACAGTCTCGGTGAACCTTTAAGGAGAATGCCGtaggatattgaaatccaacactttAGCTAAACGCAAGCCTCTCAAACGAGTGCACCGAATTGCTGTCCTGCCATCCGCAAGATGACTGGCAGCTGACTTGTCTTCGTATGTTCTGCTGGTCCTATGGTCTGAAAACTTTTAACGATCTCTCAAAACGGTttggaaaaaaggaaataCTGCTGACGCCACTGCTTTCAAAAATCCACGCACCTGCAAATCGTTGAACTGCCAAAATTAAAGTGGCCCTACACAGGCTACAGCCCACGGCGCCGTTTCCACTTTGTATGCCTGGTTAAAGACCCTCGGCACTTGATGGGAGCACTCACCTTCGCAGTAAAACAGAACCCTTTCACCcacgtctctctcgctgaaCACAGTTCACGACCACGTCCACGCACTTCATTAGAAAATGCTCCGCGCAGCTACACGATGTGGTACTACGGACCATACGTGCACCCTGTTTCACGAAACGCGCAACAATCTTCGATTTGTCCTACAAAATCGGACATCCACTGATCGCCACAAACGACCCCGATACTGAAAGCATACATGAATCTCCTAACGCCCGATGAGACGAAGGAAGGCACGGACTCTAAACGATACTGGCGAAACATGATGGAAGGAATGAAGTGGGCGGAATTCGGAACAGCgtcacttcttcctcacaAAAACCTTTATACTGCCTTCATTCCTGCATTGCTACTGCGTCCATGTGGTGTTGCGGATGCTACCACTGAAGGCTGCCGCACACACGGAAGACAAGCGGTCCATCTGGCGTACTCAAAAAAGCTGCAGGGTTCTAACAAATGTGGTATAGGGCAAGAAGACTGAAATCATTTAAACGTTTTAAGCAGCTGACTTTGGCTTCGACATTTCCATACTCTGGCACATGTCGGAGATGCGGAGCACCGCGAACGCATCGGCACCCCCTCCAAACAGTATTCCCTTCAAATTTTTTCTAGAGAAGCTGTGCATATCACGATCGCCACTAAATCCCTCTGCAATCCGCGCTCATTTCCTCGAACAAACGCAGCCCACTGAACCAGACGACTGCGCGGTAACGTCATGCGCCCCCGCCGGATCTACCATTCCAATAAAGTTAAAGGAAAACGTCATCTCAGCTGCTCGTTGGCAATCAATTTCTGTAGCCGATACGAACCCTGGCCCCAGTCGAGCTGCCCAGCCGGACAACCAAAAATGATCGACTCTGCGCCAGTCAAACTCGCCGTCGGGCTCAGTAACCGACCACCCTGACCAGAGCAGTTCAACTGAGGAAAGGGAACAAAACACATGTTCACAGAGTTTATTCCGTCTGTAGCGTCTCCCACTCCCGTCACATTTTCCGTTTCTACACTGGGTCCGACGCACCCCGTATCTCTATTTCCCTCCAAATGGGGTCCCGTCTTCCCGCTGATGGAGCTCGCGTCGCCTGCACGCCAGTCAGATGACACCACCTCGACTGAAGCACTCGGCGACGCCGAAGCGTCGGCGTCGCTCTGATTTCGCTGGTTTGGATACACGTCCAGCTCGATTGACGCCCCACCTGTcccgctttccttctcgaaCAATCGGCTCCCCGGTGCCGTTGCATCGTCGACCTCCGatcctttttctgcagctccctgcagacacttGCCTGCATTTTCACTGGCATCTGCTCCTTGCTTCTTGGTTTCATTTTCCAACTCTCCAGTCAGAGGCCTCGCCGTCCGATCCAATCCggtcctcgcgtctcccctgGAGTCTTCGAGGGATCCCGCCTCGTTTCTCGCATCGTCTCCACCCCCAGCATTTTTCACACCAACTGCACTCGTTGCACTGGTCCCAGATGACCAGAAGGCCTGGTCACCAACACTGCCCGGACGAGAGGCCGAGGTGGGGCTGGTAGTAGGGCCACACTCGAAATCTATGAAGGGGACATAGAGCGTGCTTGAAGAACCACCCACGCGGCCCGAAACTGGATCATCGATGCTCGAGGTGCGGGGTGAAAGACCTTTATGAATGCTATCCACAAGTTCTCCAGGACCGGAGAAAACGTCAATCGGGCTGTTTGCGGAAAGGGATGGATGGCATCTATGTaaaccgtcttcttcttctcccacGCTATCCCCTAAGCTACAGAGACGTGCTCGCGGAGGCTGTGCTAGATGCCGTGACCGTGCATCGGCCGATGCGAGAAGACGACTAGCCAGGTCGCTTGTCTCGTGCACCCGAGTCCTCATGGCACTCCGCATCACCTCTCCTGCTGATCGCTCTGCTTGGACGCCCAAAGGGCTGTCTGAAACACTGCTACCGCCACAAGCAGTTTCATCGCCAGGTACGGAGGTGAACGGAAGTAAATGAGACTCTGCATGGAGAGAAGGTGCTCGAAGAGCGAAGCCAGCTGGCTCAGAACATAAATTCGGGCTCGTACACCGAAACCCTAGAAGGCTGTCAGGCGTGTGGGCGTGTCTGCAGCCAACAGCGGGTGAAATTCCGCCGCGGACACACGAATCTCGATTATACGGGGAACCAGAGGATGCCAACAGAGCGCTTCTCAAACGCATCCCTGCGCCAAAGTGCCCGCCTGTATCCCAGTCGAGCAACTCGGAAGGCCCCGGGCGAAACTGTGGAGGAGAACGGAATCTATCTACTGTCATGTGCAGGGGAGCGGCGGCACCGGAGTTGAAAACTTCGAGGACATGTGATGCAACGTCAGCAGCGGATGCCACAGACGCGCCTCGGAACTCGAAGGCGACGACCCACGTGCTGAACAGCAAGCGAGAACAAATAGACACGCGAAGCAATGCAGCCAAGCTGCTGTTGGAGACCCAGACACCAGGAACACAAGGCTTACAGATTCACGGCTCCACTGAAAACGTAGGCATGAGCTTGAGTTACCAAATACCACCCTAGAATGGTTACACCTCGCAGACAATAAAGATTGACCTTCACCGCAACAATAATGAACTCTCTACAAGCAATCCCCGGTCCACCCCCCCCATATGTCAACACGGACATAAACCACGGTTtacgggagagaagagaaacacaagatGTAGCCTGTGAGCAAAAACGTAATTCCCACCTGAGCTGGCCAACTGTCCTGCAGGCCGTAACAGCTCGGAAGATCTCGGTGAACGACGCTCCCAGGAAAGGACGGATTTCTTGAAGCCGGGACAGATACCTGAGTTTCcggtctgcatgcacaaaagAGAATTAAGATGCATGGAGTTCCTCTATGGAATTGCCGATAAATCGCTGTACACCAACATGATCCCAGCTCTACAGCGTCTTGGTGAGGCTTAGCAActgccttctcgctgctttATCAAAGGCAGGCGTAGATGGCAGCCCCACTTCTTTCGCCAGAATCTCACTGATCCCGATTCACCATtgccgagagcgaggactTACCAAGGAAAGATTTCTGGTAGAAGTCCCGTCCGTCTTCATGTTGACAAAGAACCTCGCGTAGTTCCTCAGTCAACCTAttcatttcttcttccattGTTCGAATGACGGCGGAGAGATGTCCTTTTTCGTCGTCACCCAACTCGTGAGATTCAGTTTTCGTCATTTCCTCGCCCCTTCCCTGCTCCTTTCCGGCTACATCTGTCCCATCACTGTCCTTCGTCTGCTCCGAACCCTGGTGACTTTCGATCGtcgctgcatctctctctcttccctcatGGTGGGGGGTTCCCCCTTGAACAGACAcaacgttttcttccttccctacCGGAAGATTTTGACTTTCTTTGGCACTGTCGCCACTTCCCGTATCCGTACTCAGCGCTCGACTGTCCCCTGACTGGCCATATTCACCACACCCTCCGTCGCGATC
This Toxoplasma gondii ME49 chromosome VIII, whole genome shotgun sequence DNA region includes the following protein-coding sequences:
- a CDS encoding hypothetical protein (encoded by transcript TGME49_230160) is translated as MESRSAEVVYATRLKYTDPATRCFILNITPGVSERQLEKQLNNYGRVQVYTYQPATVRFPGWAWVGYHHRHGVNNLLSMSKATQKATAEFTAKLKSEAPLEETGKPKPEVDTLETSATRVDTDPEALGPLPEKQSIAEEHEP